CTGAATACAGGTATTTGAGTATATTTGGTATTTTGATGAAAAGGGTAAATTAATCAGATAGAGTACCTGAATAATTTATTTACTTGAATTATCTCATTAGAACAGTTATTTAATAAAAAGGTATGATAAAATGATAGTGGTAGCTATTACTGGAGCTAGTGGAGTTGTTTACGGTGTAAGGCTCCTTGAAGTTTTAAAAGAGATGGGGAAGGAAACCGCCCTGGTGGTAACAGAACCGGCACGGATCATCCTCAAATATGAAATGGGAATGGATGAAGACCAACTACGGAACCTTTGCCATAAATTCTATGAACCCGGAGACCTCACCAGTGCCATTAACAGTGGTTCCTGTAGATTTGAGTCTATGATCATCGTTCCATGTACTATGAAAACCATATCTGCTATTTCAACCGGTTTTGCAAGTAATGCTGTTACCCGAGCAGCGGATGTGGCATTAAAAGAGAGGAGAAACCTGTTACTGGTACCAAGGGAAACACCGTTACGTTCGGTTCACCTGGAGAACATGCTCAGAATCAGCAGGGAAGGTGCCATTATCCTACCTGCAATGCCTGCCTTTTACCATCAACCCCAGAACATGGATGACCTGGTGGATTTCCTGGTGGGTAAAATACTGGATGTCCTCCACATTGACCATAACCTCTACCAGCGATGGCAGGGAGAGATCCCATGATCCCGGATGATGAGTTCATCCAGACCAAGAACGTTCCAGGGCCTACCAAGGAAGAGGTAAGGTGCCTGGTGATGTGCAAAGCCAATATATCCTCACAGGACACCGTGGTTGATGTGGGATGTGGTAGTGGTGGATTGACACTGGAATCAGCCCAAAGAGCATTAAATGTCATTGCATTTGATAAAAATCCTGAAGCCATAGATTTAACCCGAAAAAACCTGGAAAAACACGGTTTAACCAGTAAAGTTCAGCTTTTGGAGGGAGATGCCCTCCAGGTACTGGAAGGTATTAACTCCTTTGATGTAATTCTCGTTGGTGGTAGCAGTGGTGATCTTCCCCTAATAATAAAACAGGGATATGAAAAGCTTAAAGAAAATGGTAGAATTGTGATAACATCCATTCTCCTGGAAACTAGAGTGGAAGCAGTTAATGCCATTAAAAACATTGGACTAGTACCGGATGTGATTGAAGTAACCATTGCCAAGGGTAAAATCACAGAAAGAGGAACCATGATGATGGGAAGAAACCCCATAACCATTATCTCAGCGGTGAAGGTCTAACTGTAAAATGTTAAGCTGTAAGGTAAAAATGTTAATAATCTACACTTTCCGGGATTAACACTTCTCCTGATTAAGATTAGTACTGATTCAAAATTGATAATAGATAAAAATAGAAAATAGGTGAAATTAATGAAATTATCCAAATATTTTGGTTGGAAGGTGAAACTGGGAATATTCCTGATATTCCTTTCTGCCTTACTGTACTTAGCTAATTTCCTCATCTTCCATGACCTCCATGAGGTCTTGTTTTATATAGGTATTGATACTGCCTTTTTACCCATTGAAATACTCTTCGTGGTGCTGGTAATTGAAAATGCCATCAGTAGCAGAGAAAAAAAGCAGATGATGGAAAAGCTGAACATGGTTATTGGTGCCTTTTTCAGTGAAGTTGGAACACACATCTTAGGATCAATAACCAAATTCGACCCGGACACAGAACACATAAGGAATGATCTCTTAATCAACGAATCCTGGTCCGAACAGGATTTTAAAAATGCTAAAAAAACCATCAAAAACTTCGATTACACACTTCATATTAACGGTGGATCTGAATCCATTGAATTTTTGGTCAATGCTAAAAAGTTCCTGGTAAATGAAAGAAAATTCTTACTGGCATTACTGGAAAACCCTAACTTACTGGAACATGAAACCTTCACTGAACTACTCTGGGCAGTTTTCCACCTTATGGAAGAACTGGAAAATAGGGATGACCTGTCCAAACTTCCCAAAGCAGATTACAACCATCTTGCCGGTGATGTGGTCCGAGTATACAGTCTCCTGATAATAGAATGGTTGGAGTACATGGAACACCTCATGAACAACTATCCCTACCTGTTCTCACTGGCCATCAGAACCAACCCATTTGATCCCAAATCACATGTTGAAATATCAGATTAATTGAAAAAATATGAGAGTAGGATTACTATAAATTCAATAGTAGGATTATAACAACTTCAACAAATTTCCTATTTTTTTTATTCTTTGAAATTATTTAAAATCATAACCGAACTGGTTTATAACAACCGAGTATTTCCGCAACCTTTTTAAGTGGTGCTACCAATAAAATTAAAAAACTAAATGTGGTTGATTTAATGGAGAGTTTAACTCTCGAGCAGTACA
This window of the Methanobacterium formicicum DSM 3637 genome carries:
- a CDS encoding UbiX family flavin prenyltransferase; this encodes MIVVAITGASGVVYGVRLLEVLKEMGKETALVVTEPARIILKYEMGMDEDQLRNLCHKFYEPGDLTSAINSGSCRFESMIIVPCTMKTISAISTGFASNAVTRAADVALKERRNLLLVPRETPLRSVHLENMLRISREGAIILPAMPAFYHQPQNMDDLVDFLVGKILDVLHIDHNLYQRWQGEIP
- the cbiT gene encoding precorrin-6Y C5,15-methyltransferase (decarboxylating) subunit CbiT; this encodes MIPDDEFIQTKNVPGPTKEEVRCLVMCKANISSQDTVVDVGCGSGGLTLESAQRALNVIAFDKNPEAIDLTRKNLEKHGLTSKVQLLEGDALQVLEGINSFDVILVGGSSGDLPLIIKQGYEKLKENGRIVITSILLETRVEAVNAIKNIGLVPDVIEVTIAKGKITERGTMMMGRNPITIISAVKV